The genomic window GCGTCAGCTCTACGAAAGCACCCATCGGGCTCTGCGCCGCGGCTTGGAAAACCCTATCGACCGTGAAGAGATTATCGAGGAGACCCAGGCCCAGGCCCGCAGCCGCCTGCTCGATATGGGGCTGGACGGCGAGGCCGTCAGCGAAATCTGGGCACAGATGGGCGAGGATTATTTTGTCCGGGAGAGCGCCGACAACATCACCTGGCACACTGCAGCCATTCATCAGCTGCACTGCGCCAACGAAAAGGGCGATCCCAATGACACATTGGTGCTGACCCGAAATTCCGGCCCCGGTGAGCACGACGGCGCGACTGAAGTTTTCGTCTATACGCCCGATCGCGCCAACGTCTTCGCCGCGGTGGTCACCGGCCTCGACATGCTCAACCTGAACATCCACGACGCGCGCCTGTACAGCTCCGCATCGGGCTACACACTCGATACGTTCTATGTGCTGGACGAATCCGGACAGCCGCTGCTGGACGAACCGGGACGCCTGGAGCAGATCCGGGACACCCTGCAACAGGAGCTATCGCTAGTGGAAGATTACTCAAAAGTCATCAAGCGGCGCACACCGCGACGCCTGAAGATGTTCGAACTCGCCAGCCGCGCAACCCTGACCACCGAGCCCGGCGATCAGTACAGCACACTGGAGATCATCAGTGCGGACCGCCCCGGCCTGCTGGCACGTATCGCGCGAATATTTATCGCCCACGATCTGAGACTGCACAACGCGAAGATCTCCACCCTGGGTGAACGGGTGGAGGACGTGTTCCACATCACGGATGCCGACGGCGAGCCACTGCTGGACGAATCGGCAAATCGAGAACTGGAAGAGGCCATCTGCCGCGAGCTGGATGCCCACCAGGTCAAAGACCAGGCGCACTGAAAAATACCAAGCCGTTAAGGATCGGACGCGGGATGAATAATCGACTGGAGCTGTTGCAGCCCTACCCCTTTGCCAAGCTGGCCTCACTGAAAAAAGAAGTGACGCCTGTGGACAAGCCCCATATCGCCCTGTCGATCGGTGAGCCCAAACACACACCTCCCGCATTCGCTGCGGAGGCGCTGGCCGCAAACCTGGACAAGCTCGCCGCCTACCCCGCGACCAAGGGCATCGACGCGCTGCGCAATGCCATCGCCGAATGGCTGCGCCATCGCTTCCAGCTGGCTGACGTCTGCCCCGACACCCAGGTGTTGCCGGTCAACGGTACCCGGGAAGCGCTCTTCGCTTTTGCCCAGGCCGCCGTCTCGCCCGGTAGCAGGGTGGTCATGCCGAATCCCTTCTACCAGATCTACGAGGGCGCGGCCCTGCTGGCGGGCGCAGAGCCCCATTTCGTCAATTGCTGTGCAGATAATGGCTTCAAACCGGACTTCGACGCTGTGCCGGAGCAAGTCTGGCAGGACTGCGAGCTGCTCTACCTGTGCACCCCCGGCAACCCCACCGGTGCACTGCTCACGTCCAACGACCTGAAAAAATTACTCGCTCTTGCAGACCGTTACGATTTCAGCATCGCTTCCGACGAGTGCTATTCCGAGCTCTACTTCGACGAAACGAAGCCACCGGTGGGATTGCTGCAGGTATG from Microbulbifer aggregans includes these protein-coding regions:
- the dapC gene encoding succinyldiaminopimelate transaminase, whose amino-acid sequence is MNNRLELLQPYPFAKLASLKKEVTPVDKPHIALSIGEPKHTPPAFAAEALAANLDKLAAYPATKGIDALRNAIAEWLRHRFQLADVCPDTQVLPVNGTREALFAFAQAAVSPGSRVVMPNPFYQIYEGAALLAGAEPHFVNCCADNGFKPDFDAVPEQVWQDCELLYLCTPGNPTGALLTSNDLKKLLALADRYDFSIASDECYSELYFDETKPPVGLLQVCEELGRNDYRRCAVFHSLSKRSNLPGLRSGFVAGDAEIMEKFLLYRTYHGCAMPLPTQFASIAAWQDEEHVRHNRALYREKFASVLEILDGCLDVAQPEAGFYLWPRVGDGETFARELFRQQNITVLPGSFLARQVGGENPGAEYVRMALVATREECVEAARRIRHFCG